ACCCTGGCCATGCGGGACATGCCCCTTGACCCGAGGACAGTCCGCTATCACCTCTCAAGTCTTGAGGAGTTGGGCCTTATCGAACGCTCCGGCAAACGAAGGGTGGAGCTGACGGAGAAGGGGATCGAAGAGGCCAAGATGCTCTTTGTCTT
The sequence above is drawn from the Synergistales bacterium genome and encodes:
- a CDS encoding ribonuclease R, producing MKQSYPPTQVEILRVLYFSESSQNAVDLQNTLAMRDMPLDPRTVRYHLSSLEELGLIERSGKRRVELTEKGIEEAKMLFV